The region CGCGTGGCGTATCGGGCGCTGTTCGACCGGTTCCCGGACCTGCGGCTGGCCGAGCCGTCGGAGGCGGTGCCGATGCGCACGGACATGACCATTTACGGCGTGCGCCGGTTGCCGGTGACCTGGTAGCCCACGTCCCGGCGGACGATCATCAGGGTCCGCCGACGGCGTACGCGCGGACGATCGTCTGGGTCAGCCGGGCGCCCGCCGAGTCGGCCACCGCGGCACGGAGGGAGACGAAGCCGGCCGGGCTCGGAGCTCGTCGGAGAACAGCCCACCGCGGAGAAGGTGTGAACAGCTCGGGGTCCCGCCGGTAGCCGGCGACGAGCTCGGCGTCGGTCACCCGCTCGCCGACTTCGGCGGTCACGTTCCCGTCTCCGTCATGAGTGTGCCTTCCGGATGGTGAACAACGATCAACCATCCTTCGCCGCAAGCCGGGATCTTGTTCCCAGGGGTGCGGGCGGCCGGAGCCGGGAACGTCGCCGACGGGCCTCCTAGCCCTTGAGGCCCGTGGTCGAGATGCCCTCGGTGATGCGACGCTGGAAGATCAGGAAGAAGCCCAGGATCGGGATCAGCGACAGCACCGCCATCGCGAGCATCGGGCCCCACGTGGAGCCGCTGCTGGAGTCGAGGAACGCCCGGAGCGCGAGTGGCACCGTGTAGGTGGACACGTCGCTCAGATAGACGAGCTGGCTGAAGAAGTCGTCCCAGGTCCAGATGAAGGTGAAGATGGCGGTCGTGATCAGCGCGGGCCGCGACAGCGGCAGGATGACCCGCCAGTACACCAGGATGGGCCCGCACCCATCGATGCGGGCCGCGTCGTCGAGCTCGCGCGGCAGCGACCGGATGAACTGCACCATCAGGAAGATGAAGAACCCGTCCACGGCCAGGAACTTCGGCACGATCAGCGGCAGGAACGTGTCCACCCAGCCGAGATACTTGAACAGCGTGTACTGCGGCACGATCAGCACGTGGATCGGCAGCATGATCGACATCAGCATGATCGCGAACCAGAGTTTCCTGAACCGGAAGCTCAGCCGGGCGAAGGCGTAGGCCGCCATCGAGCACGACATCACGTTCCCGGCGACGGCCGCCGCGGCGATGACGAACGAGTTCGCGAAGAACCCGCTGAAGGGCACTCCCAGCGCGGTCCACCCGGTGGCGTAGTTGTCCGCGACCACGGTGCCGGGCACCAGCCCGGGATCGGTGAAGATCTCGTCGCCGGGCTTGAACGAGGAGCTGATCAGCCAGAACAGCGGATAGAGCATGACGAGCGCGCCCACCACGACCAGCAGGTGGACGGCCCAGCGGCGCTTAGTCGGCATAGTGCACCCAGTACCTCGCGGAGCGGAAGGCCAGCGCGGTGAAGACCGCGGTCACCAGGAGAAGCACCCAGGCCAGCGCGGAGGCGTAGCCCATCCGGAAGTTGCCGAAGCCCTCCTGGTAGATGAAGAGCGTGTAGAACAGCGTGGAGTCCGCCGGTCCCCCGGTTCCGCCGCTGATGATGAACGCGGGCGTGAACGCCTTGAAGGAGTTGACCGTCTGCAGCACCAGGTTGAAGAAGATGATCGGGCTGAGCATGGGCAGCGTGATGCGGAAGAACGCGCGCACCCGGCCGGCGCCGTCCACCGCGGCGGCGTCGTAGAGCTCGGCGGGGATCTGCTTCAACCCGGCCAGGAAGATCAGCATGGGTGAGCCGAACTGCCAGACGTGCAGCACGATCAGCGTGTAGATCGCGTACTGGGGAGTGGAGATCCAGCTCGGCCCCACGATGCCGAAGTACCGGAGTGCGTCGTTGACCAGGCCGTCGGCCCCGAAGATCTGCCGCCAGAGGATCGCCACCGCGACGCTGCCGCCCAGGAGCGAGGGCAGGTAGTAGGCGGCGCGGTACACCCCGATGCCGCGCATGGGCCGGTTCAGCAGCACCGCGACCAGCAACGCGAACGCGCCGGACAGCGGTACGGAGAAGACGACGTAGATCAGCGTGACCCGTACGGCGTTGACGAAGTGCGGGTCGTCGGTGAGCATCCTGGCGTAGTTGTCCAGTCCCACGAAGGACGGGGTGGTGAGCAGGTCGAAGTCGGTGAACGACAGCGCCAGCGAGGCCAGGATGGGCCCGCCGGTCAGCAGGAGCAGACCGGCGAACCACGGCAGCAGCAGCAGGTAGGCCGAGCGCCCCTCTACTTGAGCAGGCGTCGGGCTTCTTCGAAGAATCGGGACACCCCCTGATCGATCGTGAGCTTGCCGAAGCCGATCTGCTGGTTGATGTTGGTGAGCACCTTGTTGTGCAGCTCACCGGCGCCGAGCGGCTGCGGTGGAGGGAGCGGGCCGATCGTGGCCTTCAGCGAGTCGATGTAGCCGTACACGAGCTGCTCGGGCGGCGACGCTTTGGGCCGCAGCGCGTCACGGACGGGAGCCGCGGGCGGGATGCCGCGTTCGGATCCGAGCGGGCCGGCCACGTCCACGTCCGCGACCAGCGCGTTGACCAGGGCCACCGCGTCGTCCTTGGCCTTGCTGCCGGCGCTGACGGTCAGCAGCATGGACGGCTTGTAGTACTGGCCGGGTTTGTCGCCCGTCGGGTAGGCGTGGATGCCGATCTCGTCCTTGGTGAGCGAGGTGTAGGCGGTGAGCTGGTTGGACCAGGCGAAGTCCATGACCGCCTTGCGGGTGGCGACCAGGCTGTTCTGCACGTCGCCTGCCGCGGTGGCCTGGACGTCCGGCGGTGTGGCCGCGCCGGACTTGCGCAGGCCGTCCCAGAACGTGAACCACTCCTTCAGGTCGCTCTCGTCGTAGGCGAGCTTGCCGTCGGCGGTGAAGAACATCTTGCCCCGTGTCAGCAGCCAGTTCTCCAGCGCGCCGCCGTCCTGGGCGCCGTCCTCGGTGCCGAAGACGCCCTTGCCCGCGAGTTTCTTGGCCAGCTCGCCGTACTCGGGCCAGGTGAAGGTGTCGGGGATCTCCACGCCGCGCTCGGCCGCCAGGGTCCTGTTGACGATGAGGCCCATGGAGTTGACACCGAACGTCACGGCGTACTGCTTGCCGTCGATCTTCCCGGCGTTCACCACGTCGGGCTCGAAGCCGGACAGGTCCAGGCCCTTGCCCACGTACGGACTCAGGTCCAGCAGGCTGCCGCGCCTGGCGTACTCGCCGAGGTAGGAGTAGTCCATCTGGATCACGTCGGGGGCGTTGCCGCCCGCGGTCTGGGTCGCCAGCTTCTCCCAGTAGCCGTCCCAGCCGGAGAACTGGGTCCTGATCTGGATGCCGGGCTTCTTCTTCTTGAAAGCGTCGATGGCCTTCTGCGTCGCGGTGTGCCGTGCCGTGCTGCCCCACCAGGCGAACTGGAGGCCGGCGCCCGAGCTTCCGCCTCCGGCGCAGCCGGTCAGGGTGAGGGTGGCCGCGACTGCGCCGAGCTGGAGGAATCCTCGTCTGCTGAGATCGCTCATGCGGGGTGTCCGTCCATGAACCGAGCCAAATATTTAACTCGGGACGTTAATTGCGCTGTAACGATCACGTCAACGCCACACCTCAAACGGTTGCAGGTTCGTGACGCTCCGCCACCTCCGTCGCGGGCGCGTCGCCGGCCCGCGCCGCTGGTGGGCGGAGGGGCGACTCGGCCCGTGGCAGGTGCAGGTGCTGTTGGAGACGGCGGGCGGCGACGTACGCTGATCACGCGCCCGTACGTGCCAGGAAGGAACCGCATGGCCGTCAACGTCACTGTCTGGAGCGAGTACTACCACGAGCCACGCGAGGAGGCGGTACGCCGCATCTACCCCGACGGCATCCACGGCGCCATCGCGAAGGGGCTGACCGAGGTGCTGGGCGACCAGGTGCGCGTGCGCACCGCCGTGCTCGACGAGCCCGAGCACGGCCTGACCGACGAGGTGCTGGCCGGCACCGACGTGCTGACCTGGTGGGGCCACATGGCGCACGAGGAGGTGAACGACAAGGTCGTGGAGCGCGTGCGGCGGCGCGTGCTGGGCGGGATGGGCCTGCTGGTGCTGCACTCGGGCCACTACTCCAAGATCTTCCGTGCGCTGATGGGCTCCACCTGCACGATCACCTGGCGCGACGCGGCCGAGCGCGAGCTGGTCTGGACGGTCACGCCCGGCCACCCCATCGCGCGCGGCGTGCCCCGCCCGCTGGTCATCGAGCAGCAGGAGACGTACGGCGAGCCGTTCGGCATCCCGGACCCCGACGAGCTGGTGTTCATCAGCAACTTCAGCGGCGGCGAGGTGTTCCGCAGCGGCTGCTGCTTCCGCAGGGGCCTGGGCCGGATCTTCTACTTCAGCCCCGGCGACCAGGAATATCCGATCTACCACCACCCCGGCGTCCGGCGCGTGCTGGCCAACGCGGTCCTGTGGGCCGCCCCGGCCGACGGCGTCGGCGAGCCCCTGCAGAACGCCCACACCCCCATCACCTGGTAGGCGCGGCATGACTTTCGACACCATCGAGACGGACCGGCCGCTGCGTGGCGTGGTGGTCGGCGCCGGCTTCATCGGCGGCCAGTGGGCGCCCGAACTGCTCGCCCACCCCCAGACCTCGCTGGCCGGCTGGGTGGACGTGGACGAGGAGCGCGCCCGCGCCGCCGCCGGCAAGCTCGGCCTCGACGACCTGCCCGTCAGCGCCTCGCTCACCGCCGTGCTGGACGGCGAGGAGCCCGACTTCATCGTCAACTGCACCGTCCCCCAGGCCCACCACGACGTGACGGTCACGGCGCTGCGGCGCGGGGTGTCGGTGCTGAGCGAGAAGCCCATGGCGGTCAGCCTGGACGAGGCCCGCTCCATGGTGCGGGCCGCCGACGAGTCCCGGCGGCTGTTCGTGGTCAACCAGAACCGCCGCTTCATGCCCACGCTGGTGGCCTTCCGGCGCACGGTGGCCGATCTGGGGCCGCTGGGGCTGCTGACGTCGGAGTTCTTCATGCCGTACCGGAACAAGAATTTCCTCGACACCCTGGAGCATCCGCTGTTACAGGACATGTCGATCCACCTGTTCGACGCGGCGCGGGCGGTGTCGGGAGCCGATCCGGTCTCCGTCTACTGCGAGTCGTTCCGTCCCTCGTGGACGTGGTACGCCGGGGCGTGCTCGGCCACCGCGATCTTCGAGATGACCGGCGGCCTGCGCTACACGTTCGCCGGGAGCTGGTCGGCGCCCGGTCAGCCGACGTCGTGGACGGGCAGCTGGCGGGCCGCCGGCACGCGCGGGACGGCGCTGTGGGGCGGTGACGGCCATGCTCCGACGGCGGAGGCGGCCGACGGTCAGGTGGTGCGGGCGTACGCTCCCGGCTCCGACCCGTTCCCCGGCCGCCGGCGCTTCGGCGGGCTGGCCGAGGGGCTGGAGGAGTTCGTGACGGGGCTGCGTACGGGGCGGGCGCCGCAGGGCGAGGGCCACGACAACATCCGCAGCCTGGCCATGGTGACCGCCGCCCTCGAATCGGCCCGCACGGGCATGCGGGTCCCGATCACGCTCTGACTCCACGGCGCGGCCCCCGGACGTTAGGATGGGGGCCGCGCTGCCGGGCGCGCCCGGTCCGCGGGGAAGGGATCATCCCACCGGCGGCATCTCCCCCTTGGTCGACGGACCTCGGCCCGAGCACGCGGACCCGGGCAGACGGAGGTTCGCCGTGCCTGCTCTTCCCCAGCGCCCTTCACTCGAGCACCTGCGCAAGCAGGCCAAGCGGCGCGGACGCGCCCAGGGCATCCCGCTGAGCCGGGCCCAGTTCGAGATCGCCCGCGAATACGGCTTCCCCAGCTGGCCGAAGCTGGCCGAGCACGTACGCGTCGCCGCCCTGGAGGGCATCGAGCGGGCGCTCGTCCTGGCCGATCCCACCGTGCTGGCGACTCTCGTGAGAGCCGATCCCTCCGTGGCCACCGATCCGGTCGGTGGGCTGGCGCCGCTGCTGGTGCTGCTGCGCCGGGCCGTCGCCCCCAGCGCGCAGGTACGCGAGTGCGCCCGGCTCCTCCTGGACGCCGGCGCCGACCCGGGCAGCCACACCGTCGAATGGGACGGCGAGGGGAGCCGGACCGCCCTGTTCGACGCCGTGGAGCGCGGCGACCTGGCCCTGACGCGGCTCCTGGTCGAGCGCGGCGCTCCCCGGGACGAGGACGCGTTCTACCATGCCTGCGAGCAGTCGGACACGGCCTTCCTCGACCTCCTCCACCGGCCCGGCTACGAACGCCTGCTGCCGCACAAGCTGGACTTCGAGGACGCGGCGGGGCTGCGCTGGTTCCTCGATCGCGGCGCCGACGTGAACGCCTGCCGCGCGCTGCACCACGCCATCGCCCGTGGCCGCGGCACGGCCATCCTCACGATGCTCCTCGATGCCGGCGCCGATGTGAACCTGCCGTGGGACCGCTGGGACGTCGGCCGCCGCCCTCTCGCCCTGGCCGCCCGCTGCGGGCACCTGGCGGCGTATGAGCTGCTGGCCGCCCGCGGCGCACGCGCCGACCTGGACCCGGTGGACGCCGCGGTGCTGGCCGTCGCGCGGGGCGAGTCCGCCCGCCTGCCCACCGCCCCGCCGCCGGCCCTCGGCAACCCGGACACCGGGGACTTCGGCTGGGTGCTGGGCCAGTTCGCCCTGCTGGGCCGTACCGACGTGGTGCGGGCGCTGCTGGACGGCGGGATGGCGGTGGACACCCGGGGCTGGAGCAACTTCACGCCGCTCGACCAGGCCGCCATGCACGGCCGCGCGGAGACGGTGCGGCTGCTGATCGAACGCGGCGCCGACCTCTGCGACCGGGCCTTCGACGACGAGGGGCCGACCCCGCTGGACTGCGCGCTGTGGGGGCTGCGCAACAACCGGGCGGAGGACGGCGACTACCGGGGCACGGTCGAGGCCCTTCTGGAGGCCGGCGCCCCCACCCGCCTCGGCCCGCCGACCGGCGACGCCGCGATCGACGCCCTGCTGCCGCATCTGTAGAGAAAATCGCGGCCGGCATGTGAAGAACGGGCGTCCGGCTCCGACCTCCTCGTGAAAGCGGCGCCGGACGGGCGCCGGAGACGCAGGAGGCAGTGAGATGAGCAAGGTCACTTGTGACATGGCGATGTCCCTCGACGGCTTCGTGGCAGGACCGCACCAGAGCCTGGACAAGCCGTTCGGCGAGGGCGTGGACGACCGTCTGCACCAGTGGATGTTCGACGAGCCCGAGCGGCACGCCGCGGTGATCGAGGGCATCACCGCGGCCGGGGCCTTCATCATGGGCCGCAACATGTTCGGCCCCGGCCGCGGCGCCTGGGACCTGGACTGGAACGGCTGGTGGGGCGACGAGCCGCCCTACCACGCGCCGGTCTTCGTCCTCACGCACCATCCGCGCGGGCCGTTGACGATGAAGGGCGGCACGACGTTCATCTTCGTCACCGACGGGATCGAGGCGGCCATGGCCCGGGCGCGCGAGGCCGCCGGCGACCGCGACGTGGCCATCGCCGGCGGCGCCGAGACGGTGAACCAGTACCTGGCGGCAGGGCTCATCGACGAGCTGCGCCTGCACGTCGCGCCCGTGATCCTCGGCAGAGGTGAGCGGCTGCTCCACAACGTCGGCGACATCACCCTGCAACCGCTCGGCGCCCCCTCGGGCACCGGCCTCGTCACCCACCTGACCTACCGGGTGATCCGGTAGAGGCCGGGTGAAACTTTCACCGCGGACGCGCCTCCGACCTGCACGGAGACGACCCGCCGGACAGGTCGGAGGCGGTCTCGTTGACGATCGTTCCTGACTTCCCGTCCACTGTCCCTGCCAGGTCCTTCCAAGCAGGAGGCAAGGCATGCGGAAGATCGTTGCAGTGATCCTCGCGGCCGTCGCGCTCACCGCGGCGGCCACGCACCCGGCGACCGCGGCGCTCACGTCGCCGGCCCAGGCGGCGACGGGCGACGGGTCGCCCACCGACGCCAACATCTCCTTCACCGGGCGCTGGGACACCTCCATGCCCACCGCGTACGTGCCGTACTGGGCGGGGACCTATCTCACCACCGGCTTCACCGGCAGGACGGTCAGGCTGAGCCAGCGCAACACCATCGACCTGTACTACAGCATCGACGGAGGCGCGTGGGTCTACATCCAGAACGTGCGCGGCACGGTCAACCTCACCCCGACGCCGCTGGCCGCGGGGAACCACACCTTACGCGTGTCCTACCGGGTCGTCGCCGGGTCCTATCACGGTGACGCGGTGTTCCAGGGTCTCCTGCTCGACCCGGGCGCCACGACGTACGCGGCGGCGGTGCCGCAGAAGCTGATCGAGTTCGTCGGGGACTCCATCACCGTCGGCACGACCACCTCCAAGAACGCCCTGACCGCCTACGGCTGGCTCATCGGTGAGCGCCTGAAGGTCAGACACACCCAGATAGCCCAGGGCGGCGCCTGCCTGGTGGCGACCGCGGACGGCTGCGTCGGCCTGGAGGCGCGCTTCCCCAAGCTCAACCCCAACGCCGGCACCCCGGACTGGAACTTCTCCCGCTACCAGGCGAACGCCGTCGTGATCAACCTGGGCACCAACGACGTGGGACACGGCGTGAGCACCACCACCTTCCAGGCGTCCTACACCCACCTGCTGCAGGAGGTCAGGGCGGCGTACCCGGCGGCGGCGATCTTCGCGCTGGAGACCTTCACCAAGCGGTACGCCACGCAGACGCGGGCCGCGGTCGCCGCCCGCAACTCCGCGGGCGACGCCAATGTCTCCTACGTCGTCACCGAGGGCTGGCTGACCAGCGCGAACATGTCCGACAACGTCCACCCCAACGACAGCGGCCACGTCGTGATCGCCGATCGCCTGGCGCCGATCATCGCCGCCAAGCTCTGAGCCCGGCATCGGCTCGGCACGGCATCAGGTGCGAGCGGCCGTGCCGGACGGCAGGACCGGCGCGAGAACGAACCGGGTCGTGGCCCACACCAGGTAGAGCAGGGGCGAGCACAGGAGGAGCACCCCGATCACCGGCTTGAGCAGGATGACCGCCACGGCCAGCCCCAGCACGGCGACGTTGGCCGCGGCCAGGTACCAGCGCCGCGCCACCAGGTAGAGGCAGGGCCGGACGAGGTCGCGCAGCCGTACGGAACCGTCCCGCTGCTCCGCGAGCAGCGCCAGGGTGGCGACGACCGCCGCCACGACCAGCGCCGCCGCGGTCGCGAAGAACGGCACGAGCGCGGGACCCCATGCGGTGCGCGCGACGGCGACGGCGTCCACGGCCAGCACGCTCACGGCGGCGGCGCCGGCCGCCCAGACGATCAGCGATCGGCCGGCGGCCCGGCGGTAGCCGTCCCAGAACGGGCGGAACACGGCCGCGGAGCCCTCGCCCAGCTCGGCGAAGCACCGGAAGGCCCCGGTCAGCGCGGGTGCGCACAGAGACGACAGCGCGGCGAAGAAGGGCCACGACGCCAGTGGGTCCCTGACGATCGCGAGCGCCGCGAGGAGCGGGGCGCACGCGATCGTCAGCAGGACGTTCGTCACGAGCCCGGTGTGCACGGTGCGGAAGACCTTCTCGTAGGTCTCCTGCCGCGCGGGCCTGAGCAGGGCCCTCATCCCTTGAGCCCGCTGGTCGCGATGCCGCGGATGAAGTACCGCTGCCCGAACAGGAAGACGGCCAGGATCGGCAGGATCGACAGCGCCGCGCCGGTCATCATCATGGCGTACTCGGCGTCGTACTGCCCGATGAACGAGCGCAGGCCGAGCTGCACGGTCCACAGCTCGTTGCTGGTCAGGTAGATGAACGGCCCCATGTAGTCGTTCCAGGTGTTGACGAAGGTCAGCAGGGCCAGGCTGGCGAGCGCCGGCTTGGACAGCGGCAGCATGATCCGCCGGTAGATGCCGTACTCGCTCAGCCCGTCGATCCGCGCGGCCTCGCAGAGCTCGTCCGGGATCGACATGTAGTACTGGCGCATGAGGAACACGCCGAAGGCCCCGAACGCCTGCAGCAGGATGATCGACCAGTAGGTGTTCGTCAGCTCCGCGCGCTGCATCATGATGTACTGCGGCACCATGTACGCCTGCCACGGCACGGCGATGGTGCCGATGTAGGCCAGGAACAGCGCGTCGCGCCCGGGGAAGCGCACTTTGGAGAACCCGTAGGCCGCGAAACTCCCCGTGAGCAGCTGCAGCAGCGTGATGGTGACGGACAGGAACGCCGAGTTGCCCAGGTAGGTCAGCAGCGGGATGCGGTCCCAGATCTCGACGAAGTTCGACCAGCGGAACTCGCGCGGGATCCACTCGATGGGGATGGTGAAGACCTCGTTGTCGCGCTTCAGCGAGGACGAGAGCATCCACGCGAACGGCACCAGCACCAGCGCCGCCACGACGACGAGCAGGGCGTAGGCCAGCACCTTGCGGACGAGGCCGCGCCCCGGGCGGTCCGCGCCCGCGGGCAGGTCGCGGGGCGGGCCGGCGGTGGCCGGTGGAGCATCATGCAGCGTGGCCATCAGGCGCTCCTCCGTTCGTTGAGGCGGAACTGGACGACGGTCACGGTGAGCACGATGACGAAGAGCACCAGGGCGATCGCCGAGGAGTAGCCGAAGTGCCCCTCGGTGATGCCCTCCCGGTAGACGAGCTGGGCCAGGACCAGCGTGCTGCGCCCGGGGCCGCCGTCGGTCATGACGACGATGAGGTCGAGGACCTTGAAACTCTGGATCGTCAGCATGACGAGGACGAAGAACGTCGTCGGCCGCAGGCACGGCAGGGTGACGCTCCAGAAACGCTGCCAGGCGTTCGCCCCGTCCACCCGGGCGGCCTCGTAGTACTCGTTCGGGATCGTCTGCAGGCCGGCCAGGTAGAGCACCATGTAGTACCCCATGTCCCGCCACACGCTGGTGACGATCACCGCGGGCATCGCCCAGTCGGTGCTGGCCACCCACCGGGGCGGGTGGGCGATGCCGATCGCTTCGAGTGCCTGGTTGATGGGTCCCGCGGTCGGGTTGAACAGCATGTTCCACACGACGGCGACGGCGACCAGCGAGGTGATGTACGGGAAGAACGCCGCGGTGCGGAAGAACTGCACGCCGCGGATCTTCCTGTTGAGCGCCATCGCCAGGCCGAGCGCGACGATCAGCGTCAGCGGGATGTGGCCGGCGGCGTAGAACAGCGTGTTGCGGAGCGCGACGTGGAAGTTCTCGTCGGAGAGCAGGCGCTGGAAGTTCTTCAGCCCGACCCACTCGGGCGTGCTGTAGGAGTCCCAGTCCAGGAACGCCAGCGCGAACGCCGCGAGCATCGGGATGAGCGTGAACAGTGCGAAACCGACGAAGTTCGGCAGGATGAAGCTCCACCCGATGAGGATGGGGCGCCAGGCGCGCTTGGAGCGGGGCCCTGCCGATGGCGGGGCCGATGATGGGGCCGGTTGCGTGATGACGTGAGTCATGGGATTCCTCCAGGGAGGCGGCGGCCCCGGGGGTCTCCGCCGCCGCCGCTGTTCCCTAGTTCAGGACTTCGTTCTTGACGCGCTCGTTCATCGACTTGATGCCGTCGGCCACCGTCTTGTCGCCGACCATGATCAGCTCGTGCTCCTCCTTGAGGATCGTGTCGACGTCGGAGGTGTGCTCGCTGACCGGCATCTCCAGGACGACCTTGTCCGGCTGGAACGCCTTCTTCGACAGCTCGTCCGTCGGCATGCCCTTGATCCCGAAGTAGGCGCTGGTGATCT is a window of Nonomuraea helvata DNA encoding:
- a CDS encoding dihydrofolate reductase family protein, with product MSKVTCDMAMSLDGFVAGPHQSLDKPFGEGVDDRLHQWMFDEPERHAAVIEGITAAGAFIMGRNMFGPGRGAWDLDWNGWWGDEPPYHAPVFVLTHHPRGPLTMKGGTTFIFVTDGIEAAMARAREAAGDRDVAIAGGAETVNQYLAAGLIDELRLHVAPVILGRGERLLHNVGDITLQPLGAPSGTGLVTHLTYRVIR
- a CDS encoding carbohydrate ABC transporter permease — translated: MPTKRRWAVHLLVVVGALVMLYPLFWLISSSFKPGDEIFTDPGLVPGTVVADNYATGWTALGVPFSGFFANSFVIAAAAVAGNVMSCSMAAYAFARLSFRFRKLWFAIMLMSIMLPIHVLIVPQYTLFKYLGWVDTFLPLIVPKFLAVDGFFIFLMVQFIRSLPRELDDAARIDGCGPILVYWRVILPLSRPALITTAIFTFIWTWDDFFSQLVYLSDVSTYTVPLALRAFLDSSSGSTWGPMLAMAVLSLIPILGFFLIFQRRITEGISTTGLKG
- a CDS encoding sugar ABC transporter permease, with amino-acid sequence MTHVITQPAPSSAPPSAGPRSKRAWRPILIGWSFILPNFVGFALFTLIPMLAAFALAFLDWDSYSTPEWVGLKNFQRLLSDENFHVALRNTLFYAAGHIPLTLIVALGLAMALNRKIRGVQFFRTAAFFPYITSLVAVAVVWNMLFNPTAGPINQALEAIGIAHPPRWVASTDWAMPAVIVTSVWRDMGYYMVLYLAGLQTIPNEYYEAARVDGANAWQRFWSVTLPCLRPTTFFVLVMLTIQSFKVLDLIVVMTDGGPGRSTLVLAQLVYREGITEGHFGYSSAIALVLFVIVLTVTVVQFRLNERRSA
- a CDS encoding ABC transporter substrate-binding protein, which encodes MSDLSRRGFLQLGAVAATLTLTGCAGGGSSGAGLQFAWWGSTARHTATQKAIDAFKKKKPGIQIRTQFSGWDGYWEKLATQTAGGNAPDVIQMDYSYLGEYARRGSLLDLSPYVGKGLDLSGFEPDVVNAGKIDGKQYAVTFGVNSMGLIVNRTLAAERGVEIPDTFTWPEYGELAKKLAGKGVFGTEDGAQDGGALENWLLTRGKMFFTADGKLAYDESDLKEWFTFWDGLRKSGAATPPDVQATAAGDVQNSLVATRKAVMDFAWSNQLTAYTSLTKDEIGIHAYPTGDKPGQYYKPSMLLTVSAGSKAKDDAVALVNALVADVDVAGPLGSERGIPPAAPVRDALRPKASPPEQLVYGYIDSLKATIGPLPPPQPLGAGELHNKVLTNINQQIGFGKLTIDQGVSRFFEEARRLLK
- a CDS encoding ThuA domain-containing protein, which encodes MAVNVTVWSEYYHEPREEAVRRIYPDGIHGAIAKGLTEVLGDQVRVRTAVLDEPEHGLTDEVLAGTDVLTWWGHMAHEEVNDKVVERVRRRVLGGMGLLVLHSGHYSKIFRALMGSTCTITWRDAAERELVWTVTPGHPIARGVPRPLVIEQQETYGEPFGIPDPDELVFISNFSGGEVFRSGCCFRRGLGRIFYFSPGDQEYPIYHHPGVRRVLANAVLWAAPADGVGEPLQNAHTPITW
- a CDS encoding sugar ABC transporter permease; its protein translation is MLRRSPTPAQVEGRSAYLLLLPWFAGLLLLTGGPILASLALSFTDFDLLTTPSFVGLDNYARMLTDDPHFVNAVRVTLIYVVFSVPLSGAFALLVAVLLNRPMRGIGVYRAAYYLPSLLGGSVAVAILWRQIFGADGLVNDALRYFGIVGPSWISTPQYAIYTLIVLHVWQFGSPMLIFLAGLKQIPAELYDAAAVDGAGRVRAFFRITLPMLSPIIFFNLVLQTVNSFKAFTPAFIISGGTGGPADSTLFYTLFIYQEGFGNFRMGYASALAWVLLLVTAVFTALAFRSARYWVHYAD
- a CDS encoding carbohydrate ABC transporter permease, which translates into the protein MATLHDAPPATAGPPRDLPAGADRPGRGLVRKVLAYALLVVVAALVLVPFAWMLSSSLKRDNEVFTIPIEWIPREFRWSNFVEIWDRIPLLTYLGNSAFLSVTITLLQLLTGSFAAYGFSKVRFPGRDALFLAYIGTIAVPWQAYMVPQYIMMQRAELTNTYWSIILLQAFGAFGVFLMRQYYMSIPDELCEAARIDGLSEYGIYRRIMLPLSKPALASLALLTFVNTWNDYMGPFIYLTSNELWTVQLGLRSFIGQYDAEYAMMMTGAALSILPILAVFLFGQRYFIRGIATSGLKG
- a CDS encoding Gfo/Idh/MocA family oxidoreductase, giving the protein MTFDTIETDRPLRGVVVGAGFIGGQWAPELLAHPQTSLAGWVDVDEERARAAAGKLGLDDLPVSASLTAVLDGEEPDFIVNCTVPQAHHDVTVTALRRGVSVLSEKPMAVSLDEARSMVRAADESRRLFVVNQNRRFMPTLVAFRRTVADLGPLGLLTSEFFMPYRNKNFLDTLEHPLLQDMSIHLFDAARAVSGADPVSVYCESFRPSWTWYAGACSATAIFEMTGGLRYTFAGSWSAPGQPTSWTGSWRAAGTRGTALWGGDGHAPTAEAADGQVVRAYAPGSDPFPGRRRFGGLAEGLEEFVTGLRTGRAPQGEGHDNIRSLAMVTAALESARTGMRVPITL
- a CDS encoding GDSL-type esterase/lipase family protein; translated protein: MRKIVAVILAAVALTAAATHPATAALTSPAQAATGDGSPTDANISFTGRWDTSMPTAYVPYWAGTYLTTGFTGRTVRLSQRNTIDLYYSIDGGAWVYIQNVRGTVNLTPTPLAAGNHTLRVSYRVVAGSYHGDAVFQGLLLDPGATTYAAAVPQKLIEFVGDSITVGTTTSKNALTAYGWLIGERLKVRHTQIAQGGACLVATADGCVGLEARFPKLNPNAGTPDWNFSRYQANAVVINLGTNDVGHGVSTTTFQASYTHLLQEVRAAYPAAAIFALETFTKRYATQTRAAVAARNSAGDANVSYVVTEGWLTSANMSDNVHPNDSGHVVIADRLAPIIAAKL
- a CDS encoding ankyrin repeat domain-containing protein: MPALPQRPSLEHLRKQAKRRGRAQGIPLSRAQFEIAREYGFPSWPKLAEHVRVAALEGIERALVLADPTVLATLVRADPSVATDPVGGLAPLLVLLRRAVAPSAQVRECARLLLDAGADPGSHTVEWDGEGSRTALFDAVERGDLALTRLLVERGAPRDEDAFYHACEQSDTAFLDLLHRPGYERLLPHKLDFEDAAGLRWFLDRGADVNACRALHHAIARGRGTAILTMLLDAGADVNLPWDRWDVGRRPLALAARCGHLAAYELLAARGARADLDPVDAAVLAVARGESARLPTAPPPALGNPDTGDFGWVLGQFALLGRTDVVRALLDGGMAVDTRGWSNFTPLDQAAMHGRAETVRLLIERGADLCDRAFDDEGPTPLDCALWGLRNNRAEDGDYRGTVEALLEAGAPTRLGPPTGDAAIDALLPHL